A window from Solanum stenotomum isolate F172 chromosome 5, ASM1918654v1, whole genome shotgun sequence encodes these proteins:
- the LOC125864960 gene encoding uncharacterized protein LOC125864960 has protein sequence MALQLQHLSSSSTTKFTTFASQLLPNFQNVVCASKLKNGGITSRRLSSSRIRKKRTTYLCRISASLSPLDLTEDNIILVLEDAKAELAQLFDTTVGITGKAELAEVDGPYVKLRLSGKFWHTRSTVVARLGNYLKQRIPEILEVDIEDEKQLDDSPANF, from the exons atggcactacaacttcaacatttatcatcatcatcaacaactaaattcaccaCTTTTGCTTCTCAATTGCTACCAAATTTCCAAAATGTTGTGTGTGcctcaaaattaaaaaatggaggCATAACAAGTCGGAGATTATCATCATcaagaattagaaaaaaaaggacTACATATTTGTGTAGAATATCAGCTTCACTTTCACCTCTTGATTTGACTGAAGACAACATTATCCTGGTCTTAGAAGATGCAAAGGCTGAG TTGGCACAACTTTTTGATACTACAGTTGGGATAACAG GAAAAGCAGAACTTGCAGAAGTGGATGGACCTTATGTGAAACTTAGACTAAGTGGCAAGTTTTGGCATACACGTTCTACTGTTGTAGCAAGACTTGGTAATTACTTGAAGCAAAGAATCCCT gaaATCTTGGAGGTAGATATAGAAGATGAGAAACAGTTAGATGATAGCCCTGCAAACTTTTGA
- the LOC125864961 gene encoding DNA-directed RNA polymerases II, IV and V subunit 12: MDSQPVEPVSYICGDCGQENTLKPGDVIQCRECGYRILYKKRTRRIVQYEAR; encoded by the exons ATGGATTCTCAACCTGTTGAACCAGTCAGCTACATCTGCGGAG attgtGGACAGGAGAATACCCTAAAGCCTGGTGATGTGATACAGTGCCGTGAATGTGGTTATCGTATTCTTTACAAGAAGAGGACTCGCagaa TCGTGCAGTATGAAGCTCGTTGA
- the LOC125864959 gene encoding CASP-like protein 2A1 gives MGDLAQKNVMESENNGSNIGEIMLRLLPMALCVVALVIMLKDSQTNDYGSLSYSDLGIFRYLVHANGICAAYSLLSAIVAALPRPTALPKAWTIFLLDQILTYIILAAGAASTEVIYLAYKGDTDVTWSETCGSFGVFCKKATASVSITFIVSLCYVGLSLLSSYRLFSKYEAPIGQNNNKGGIEIANY, from the exons atgGGAGATTTGGCACAAAAAAATGTTATGGAGAGTGAGAATAATGGAAGcaatattggtgaaataatgtTGAGGTTGTTACCTATGGCATTATGTGTAGTGGCACTTGTCATCATGCTTAAGGATTCTCAAACCAATGACTATGGTTCACTTTCATACTCTGACCTTGGAATTTTTAG GTACTTGGTACATGCAAATGGAATTTGTGCAGCTTATTCCCTTTTATCAGCTATAGTTGCAGCTCTTCCTCGTCCTACAGCATTGCCTAAGGCTTGGACAATCTTCCTCCTCGATCAG ATAttgacatatattatattggCTGCTGGAGCTGCATCAACAGAAGTGATATATTTGGCATATAAGGGGGATACTGATGTTACATGGAGTGAAACTTGTGGTTCTTTTGGTGTTTTTTGCAAAAAGGCAACTGCATCTGTCTCCATTACATTCATTGTTAGTCTTTGTTATGTTGGTCTTTCTTTGCTTTCATCTTACAGACTTTTTAGCAAATATGAAGCACCAATTggacaaaacaacaacaaaggAGGTATAGAGATAGCTAATTACTGA